A genomic stretch from Desulfuromonas acetoxidans DSM 684 includes:
- a CDS encoding Crp/Fnr family transcriptional regulator yields MEKNSAVKLFLQTFFGNSDDPRFTFIEQISRFTTLQRKEILFHEGDAGSEFYFLASGRVKLFRSTADGKEAVIRFIEPSEYFAEILLQLKGRYPVSAIAIEPCELLALDAQKILSHLEQHPDIAMVFIGALSQRIKYLLGMIEQLTLADIRQRFLNYLGVLQDKSPAGSIELPAAKGEIALLLGTTPETFSRLLKKLSTEKIIRVSGRSITVLDPTALDEVAP; encoded by the coding sequence ATGGAAAAAAACAGCGCGGTAAAACTGTTTCTACAGACATTTTTTGGCAATAGCGACGACCCCCGCTTTACCTTCATTGAGCAGATCAGTCGTTTCACCACCCTGCAACGCAAGGAGATTCTGTTCCATGAAGGTGATGCCGGCAGCGAGTTTTATTTTCTCGCTTCCGGGCGGGTGAAACTATTTCGCTCCACGGCCGACGGCAAAGAAGCCGTGATCCGCTTCATTGAGCCGAGTGAATATTTTGCCGAGATCCTCCTGCAGCTTAAAGGACGTTATCCGGTCAGTGCCATCGCCATTGAGCCCTGTGAACTGTTGGCCTTGGATGCGCAGAAGATTTTGTCGCATCTGGAGCAACACCCCGACATCGCCATGGTCTTCATCGGAGCACTTTCTCAACGCATCAAATACCTGTTGGGGATGATCGAACAACTGACCCTGGCCGATATCCGGCAGCGGTTTCTCAATTATCTTGGCGTATTACAGGACAAATCGCCCGCGGGCAGCATTGAGTTGCCGGCTGCAAAAGGTGAAATTGCCTTACTGCTAGGTACCACACCGGAAACCTTCTCGCGGTTACTGAAAAAACTCTCCACAGAAAAGATCATCCGTGTCAGCGGACGCTCCATCACCGTACTTGACCCAACAGCCCTTGACGAGGTCGCGCCGTGA
- a CDS encoding retropepsin-like aspartic protease has translation MKLFVTLLIIGLSALPLSAAEIYHYRNAEGKLIVVDDPELIPPQYTGQKVGAPTSQGITSPQWSKSPSFDIAEPDQKQNTTIQETPVKIYGNQVVVPVTLHHRNKDITIHLVLDTGATITLLDRDAVDKLRLTKWRSSTGHLANGAKVEIELARLDQLNIGPLQIEKLKVALIEREKRNRFADGLLGMDVLKHRAYHIDYHNKRLIWQ, from the coding sequence GTGAAATTATTTGTGACACTACTGATCATCGGTCTGAGCGCTCTACCTCTGTCCGCAGCAGAGATTTACCATTATCGCAATGCCGAGGGCAAACTGATCGTGGTCGACGACCCAGAACTCATTCCACCTCAATACACAGGACAAAAAGTTGGCGCCCCAACCAGCCAGGGCATCACCAGTCCACAGTGGTCCAAGTCTCCATCCTTTGACATTGCTGAGCCGGATCAGAAGCAGAACACCACCATCCAGGAAACTCCGGTAAAAATCTACGGTAACCAGGTAGTGGTTCCGGTGACGTTACATCATCGCAACAAAGACATCACCATCCATCTGGTTCTTGACACTGGCGCAACCATCACCCTGCTCGACCGCGATGCCGTGGATAAACTGCGACTAACAAAATGGCGTTCCAGCACCGGCCATCTGGCAAATGGCGCAAAGGTGGAGATTGAATTGGCCCGACTCGACCAACTCAACATCGGACCGCTGCAGATCGAAAAACTGAAAGTTGCGTTGATTGAACGGGAAAAAAGAAACCGCTTTGCTGATGGCCTGTTGGGTATGGATGTTTTAAAACACCGCGCTTACCACATCGACTACCACAACAAACGCTTGATCTGGCAATAG
- a CDS encoding zf-TFIIB domain-containing protein: MKDVWDEREKAFENQYFRDVERKQIEAMKEKMHEGQIRELCKNRCPKCGEEIQASTFRGVPLDQCPSCGGIWLGPNDLKILAEKDHRTWFDNWFHAGENQG, translated from the coding sequence ATGAAAGATGTGTGGGATGAGCGAGAAAAAGCTTTTGAAAATCAATATTTTCGTGATGTAGAGCGCAAGCAGATCGAAGCGATGAAAGAAAAAATGCACGAAGGGCAGATACGTGAATTGTGTAAAAATCGATGCCCCAAATGTGGTGAAGAGATTCAGGCTAGCACCTTTCGCGGTGTGCCTCTGGATCAGTGCCCCTCTTGCGGCGGTATTTGGCTGGGCCCCAACGATTTGAAAATATTGGCTGAAAAGGATCATCGTACCTGGTTTGACAACTGGTTCCACGCTGGAGAAAACCAGGGTTGA
- the cas6 gene encoding CRISPR system precrRNA processing endoribonuclease RAMP protein Cas6: MILTGTLERAEFVKLRYRVRLLEPLDVDLATLLRLRRNLRAAGSYVFYHADGRTNAGVHPFSQLFSPPIADDPVARQRYQQSAAAFVLQPDPACCRHYQRDELLTFPVVLWGGRQEQIVQLAQVFQALGKNGLRHDAGRFELLEIAGQDSSGRYANLWRAGEDLAQVQSPLRDADWWLSTLPVAVNELTLKFITPARLMQRNRPLFRADFSDLFPFILRRVSSMLYAHCHLELVDDPARMIELAQQVVVLENHLEWQDWRQLGPDPQMQQPLGGLMGTLRLQGTTLVDLLPVLELGTLMNLGKNAAYGAGCYQLQMCGGGAFEKSH, from the coding sequence ATGATTCTGACGGGAACGTTGGAACGTGCTGAATTCGTCAAATTACGCTACCGGGTACGTCTGTTGGAACCCCTGGATGTGGACCTGGCCACACTGCTGCGTCTGCGGCGTAACCTTCGTGCTGCCGGAAGTTATGTCTTTTATCATGCTGATGGTCGCACCAACGCCGGTGTGCATCCGTTCAGTCAGCTGTTTTCTCCGCCGATTGCCGATGACCCCGTGGCCCGACAGCGCTACCAGCAAAGCGCTGCTGCATTTGTACTGCAACCGGACCCGGCCTGTTGCCGTCACTATCAACGGGATGAGCTGTTGACTTTTCCGGTGGTGTTGTGGGGTGGACGCCAGGAGCAGATTGTCCAGCTGGCCCAAGTGTTTCAGGCGTTGGGCAAAAATGGATTGCGTCATGATGCCGGTCGCTTTGAATTGCTGGAGATTGCCGGTCAGGACTCTTCGGGACGTTATGCCAATCTGTGGCGTGCTGGGGAGGATCTGGCTCAGGTACAAAGCCCGCTACGCGATGCTGACTGGTGGTTGTCGACCCTGCCGGTTGCGGTGAATGAGCTGACGTTGAAGTTTATTACGCCGGCGCGTTTGATGCAGCGCAATCGACCGCTGTTTCGAGCCGATTTTTCCGATCTGTTTCCATTTATTCTGCGTCGGGTGAGCTCCATGCTTTATGCCCATTGCCATTTGGAATTGGTGGATGACCCGGCTCGCATGATTGAACTTGCTCAGCAGGTTGTTGTGCTGGAAAATCACCTCGAATGGCAAGATTGGCGACAGCTGGGACCCGACCCGCAGATGCAGCAGCCTTTAGGCGGACTGATGGGCACGTTGCGGTTGCAGGGAACGACTCTGGTTGACCTGTTGCCGGTTCTGGAATTGGGCACCTTGATGAATCTAGGCAAGAATGCTGCATATGGGGCTGGCTGCTATCAATTGCAGATGTGCGGGGGGGGGGCGTTTGAAAAATCCCATTAA
- the tgt gene encoding tRNA guanosine(34) transglycosylase Tgt — MFSFELLHNDRSCRARRGRLHTPHGAIETPIFMPVGTHGALKAMTPAQVEETGAQIILSNTYHLHLKPGESLVKKAGGLHRFMNWDKPILTDSGGFQVFSLPKKKITESGVFFRHEHTGEEIFLGPKEAMQIENDLGADIIMAFDECIPYPSSHDYAKKSIHKTLRWANSCLEAHGRSDQALFGIVQGSVYEDLRRECAEQLTAMDFPGYAIGGVSVGEGLELLKQVVDYTEPFLPSNKPRYLMGVGLPEDILESIERGMDMFDCVIPTRYARSATAFTSRGKLRLTNRNYRRDFFPVDPACDCYCCRNFTRAYLHHLFNANEILSATLMAIHNVHFYLNMVKQAREAIEQNCYIDFKNDFLGEYGFFEKK; from the coding sequence ATGTTCTCTTTTGAATTGCTCCATAATGACCGTTCCTGTCGCGCACGTCGTGGCCGTTTGCACACCCCTCATGGAGCCATTGAAACACCGATTTTCATGCCCGTCGGCACACATGGTGCTCTCAAAGCCATGACCCCGGCTCAAGTCGAGGAGACCGGCGCGCAAATCATCCTGTCTAACACCTACCACCTGCATCTCAAACCGGGTGAAAGCCTGGTCAAGAAAGCCGGTGGACTGCACCGTTTCATGAACTGGGACAAGCCAATTCTTACTGACAGCGGCGGTTTCCAGGTGTTCTCGTTGCCGAAGAAAAAAATCACCGAAAGCGGTGTGTTCTTTCGTCATGAGCATACCGGCGAAGAAATTTTCCTCGGACCAAAAGAAGCGATGCAGATTGAAAACGATCTCGGTGCCGACATCATCATGGCGTTTGACGAATGCATCCCTTATCCATCCAGCCACGATTACGCTAAAAAATCGATCCATAAGACATTGCGCTGGGCCAATAGCTGCCTGGAAGCCCACGGACGCAGCGACCAGGCATTGTTCGGCATCGTTCAGGGCAGCGTCTATGAAGATCTGCGTCGCGAATGTGCGGAGCAACTGACGGCCATGGATTTCCCTGGCTACGCCATTGGTGGCGTCAGCGTCGGCGAAGGCCTTGAACTGCTGAAACAGGTGGTGGATTACACGGAACCGTTTCTGCCGTCGAACAAACCGCGCTACCTGATGGGTGTTGGTCTGCCGGAAGATATCCTCGAAAGCATTGAGCGGGGCATGGATATGTTTGACTGTGTTATCCCGACCCGCTATGCGCGAAGTGCCACGGCTTTCACCTCACGTGGCAAACTGCGTTTGACCAACCGCAACTACCGGCGTGACTTTTTTCCGGTGGACCCGGCCTGTGATTGCTACTGCTGTCGCAACTTTACCCGGGCTTATCTGCATCACCTGTTCAATGCCAACGAAATTCTCTCGGCAACCCTGATGGCTATTCACAACGTCCATTTCTACCTCAACATGGTGAAACAGGCCCGTGAAGCCATTGAACAGAACTGTTACATCGATTTTAAAAACGATTTTCTTGGCGAGTACGGCTTTTTCGAAAAAAAATAA
- a CDS encoding septal ring lytic transglycosylase RlpA family protein: protein MSYTPLLDHQGFSEEGIASWYGKKFHGRKTSNGEIYDMYAMTAAHKTLPLGVFVQVDNLNNGKTVVVRVNDRGPFVAGRIIDLSYTAASRLGVVGPGTAPVRITALGYQQWDNSGQPHYTLPQSVQTGPFTVQVGAFTQQPNATRLAEKLKRQYGHADVQQAWVDGRLFYRVRAGKYDSLEAAQQGREELARQGVGRGFVVAID, encoded by the coding sequence GTGTCCTATACCCCTCTGCTTGATCATCAAGGGTTCAGTGAAGAGGGGATTGCCAGCTGGTACGGCAAGAAATTCCACGGACGCAAAACCAGTAACGGCGAGATTTACGACATGTACGCCATGACGGCGGCTCATAAAACCTTGCCGTTGGGTGTGTTTGTTCAGGTGGATAATCTGAATAACGGCAAAACTGTCGTGGTGCGTGTCAATGATCGCGGCCCGTTTGTCGCCGGCCGGATTATCGATCTGTCCTACACCGCCGCCAGTCGCCTTGGCGTGGTTGGACCGGGCACCGCTCCGGTACGCATTACCGCGCTGGGCTATCAGCAGTGGGATAACAGCGGACAACCGCATTACACTTTACCGCAATCGGTACAAACCGGGCCGTTCACTGTTCAGGTCGGGGCGTTTACTCAGCAGCCGAATGCGACTCGGTTGGCGGAAAAACTCAAACGTCAATACGGTCATGCCGATGTGCAGCAGGCTTGGGTGGACGGACGGCTGTTTTATCGGGTGCGGGCTGGCAAGTACGATTCGCTGGAGGCCGCGCAGCAGGGGCGTGAGGAGCTGGCCAGGCAGGGAGTGGGCCGTGGTTTTGTTGTCGCGATCGACTGA
- a CDS encoding acetyl-CoA carboxylase carboxyltransferase subunit alpha: MQAYLDFEKPLVDLEQKILELREYSTESVDFSSELQKLEKKAEKLREDIFSKLTRWQRTQLARHPGRPFTLDFIQNIFTDWFELHGDRNFADDPALVCGFARFDGQPCAVIGHQKGRDTKEKVIRNFGMPNPEGYRKALRIMQMAEQFGLPIFTFVDTPGAYPGIGAEERGQAEAIARNLREMAALKVPVIVTVTGEGGSGGALAVAVGNRVLMMEYSVYSVISPEGCAAILWSDGTKGPQASEALKLTAADINELGCIIDDVIEEPLGGAHTNTTQATENVKQCLKKHLDELQQLSPEELVEQRYEKFRAMTVMQEVAVEE, encoded by the coding sequence ATGCAAGCATATCTGGATTTTGAGAAACCTTTGGTTGATCTCGAACAAAAAATCCTCGAACTTCGTGAATATTCGACGGAAAGTGTTGATTTTAGCAGTGAGTTGCAGAAGCTGGAGAAGAAAGCTGAAAAGCTTCGTGAAGATATCTTCTCTAAACTGACTCGCTGGCAGCGTACCCAGCTGGCCCGTCATCCGGGACGGCCCTTTACCCTCGATTTTATTCAAAACATTTTTACCGACTGGTTTGAATTGCACGGTGATCGCAATTTTGCCGATGACCCGGCACTGGTGTGCGGCTTTGCCCGTTTTGACGGCCAACCGTGCGCGGTGATTGGCCATCAGAAGGGGCGCGACACCAAAGAAAAGGTGATCCGCAACTTCGGCATGCCTAACCCCGAAGGTTATCGCAAGGCTCTGCGCATCATGCAAATGGCTGAGCAGTTCGGTCTTCCGATTTTTACCTTTGTCGATACTCCGGGTGCTTACCCCGGCATTGGTGCTGAAGAACGTGGTCAGGCCGAGGCCATTGCCCGCAATCTGCGCGAGATGGCGGCGCTGAAAGTTCCCGTTATTGTCACTGTGACCGGTGAAGGGGGCTCCGGTGGTGCGCTGGCCGTTGCCGTTGGTAACCGTGTACTGATGATGGAATACTCTGTGTATTCGGTTATCTCTCCAGAGGGCTGTGCTGCCATCCTGTGGAGTGACGGTACTAAGGGTCCTCAGGCTTCCGAAGCGCTCAAATTGACCGCCGCCGACATCAATGAGCTGGGCTGTATTATCGATGATGTGATCGAAGAGCCTCTGGGGGGCGCGCATACCAACACGACCCAGGCGACCGAAAACGTCAAACAATGCTTGAAGAAGCATCTTGATGAACTGCAGCAGCTTTCGCCGGAAGAACTGGTTGAGCAGCGTTACGAAAAATTCCGCGCCATGACCGTCATGCAGGAAGTGGCGGTGGAGGAATAA